A single Candidatus Rubidus massiliensis DNA region contains:
- the yxeP gene encoding putative hydrolase YxeP: MSFVELAKQYQKELITLRRDFHKFPEIGFEVENTAEKIYHYLSQIPLEVKKNVGKTGVVADLIVPNATKTIALRADMDALPIQELTDVPYKSTVEGKAHLCGHDAHMAILLVTAKILGQLKDELKVNVRFIFQPSEEVWPGGAPGMIEEGVLDSVDEIYALHVWPTLNVGEIGICDGPAMAQADGFSIKITGKGGHAAIPCRSINPIYVGCSVIDALQKIVSQTIPSEHEAVLTVTQMLSGTCYNAIPEHCVINGTVRTFCSKDQQMIKENMSEIIKGLEIATKAKITLDYLEGYPVTFNHCEQAKNLADLLKKTIGSKNVIYPAKRALFGEDFAYYLQKTKGAFLQLGCKNSQFESSPMLHDPYFTIDEDCLVIGVSLWLELISESE, encoded by the coding sequence ATGTCGTTTGTAGAACTTGCCAAGCAATATCAAAAAGAATTAATAACATTAAGACGAGATTTTCATAAGTTTCCCGAAATTGGCTTTGAAGTTGAAAATACAGCCGAAAAAATCTATCACTATTTATCTCAAATTCCTCTTGAAGTTAAAAAAAATGTGGGAAAAACGGGCGTTGTTGCCGATTTAATTGTGCCAAATGCCACAAAAACCATTGCTCTTAGAGCAGATATGGATGCTTTGCCTATTCAAGAGTTAACAGATGTTCCTTATAAATCAACGGTCGAGGGTAAAGCGCATTTATGCGGTCATGATGCTCATATGGCTATTTTGTTAGTGACTGCTAAAATTTTAGGTCAGCTTAAAGATGAATTAAAAGTTAACGTTCGTTTCATCTTTCAACCAAGTGAAGAAGTTTGGCCAGGTGGGGCTCCAGGAATGATAGAAGAGGGGGTCTTAGACAGTGTAGATGAAATTTATGCTTTGCATGTATGGCCGACTTTAAATGTTGGGGAAATAGGCATTTGTGATGGTCCCGCCATGGCGCAAGCCGATGGTTTTAGCATAAAAATTACGGGCAAAGGAGGGCATGCGGCTATCCCTTGTAGATCTATAAATCCAATATATGTAGGTTGTTCCGTAATAGATGCTTTGCAAAAAATTGTTTCGCAAACTATTCCAAGTGAGCATGAGGCGGTGCTTACAGTTACACAAATGCTTAGTGGTACTTGTTATAATGCAATCCCCGAACATTGTGTCATTAATGGTACGGTGCGAACGTTTTGCTCTAAAGATCAACAAATGATTAAAGAGAACATGAGTGAAATAATTAAAGGCTTAGAAATTGCAACAAAGGCAAAAATAACTTTAGATTATCTCGAAGGTTATCCCGTTACATTTAACCATTGCGAGCAAGCTAAAAATTTGGCTGATCTATTAAAAAAAACGATTGGTTCTAAAAATGTAATTTATCCTGCAAAAAGAGCACTTTTTGGGGAAGATTTTGCTTATTATTTACAAAAAACGAAGGGTGCATTCTTGCAGCTAGGCTGCAAGAATAGTCAGTTTGAATCATCACCCATGCTTCATGATCCTTACTTTACCATAGATGAAGATTGTTTGGTTATAGGAGTCAGTCTATGGTTAGAGCTAATTTCCGAAAGTGAGTAG
- the lolD gene encoding Lipoprotein-releasing system ATP-binding protein LolD produces the protein MTTSPYTLRATNVKKAFFYPKKISILNGINLEVPKSTSVAIIGRSGEGKSTLLQILGTLDEPTEGTLEISGISVNSRNKCTIRNQEIGFIFQSFHLLDDYTALENVLMPAYIARKNISKGSEAYQLGLKLLDYVGLSDRAHHHTKLLSGGEKQRVAIARALCNNPNLLLADEPSGNLDAATAQMIHNLLLQYVKENNKSLILVTHDQNLANSCDQVYTLKSGQLVY, from the coding sequence ATGACGACATCCCCTTACACTTTAAGAGCAACGAACGTTAAAAAAGCATTTTTTTACCCAAAAAAAATCTCTATTTTAAATGGGATTAATTTAGAAGTTCCTAAAAGTACAAGCGTTGCGATCATTGGACGCTCCGGAGAAGGGAAAAGCACATTACTTCAAATTTTGGGCACTTTAGATGAACCGACAGAAGGGACGTTAGAAATTTCAGGAATTTCAGTAAACAGTAGAAATAAATGCACAATAAGAAATCAAGAAATTGGGTTTATTTTTCAATCTTTTCACTTACTAGATGACTACACAGCTTTAGAAAATGTTTTAATGCCGGCTTATATTGCGCGTAAAAACATAAGTAAGGGTAGTGAAGCTTATCAATTAGGTTTAAAATTATTGGATTATGTAGGCTTATCAGATCGCGCTCACCATCATACAAAACTACTGTCAGGTGGAGAAAAACAAAGAGTCGCCATTGCAAGAGCGTTATGTAACAATCCCAATTTATTATTAGCAGATGAACCCTCTGGAAACTTAGATGCAGCAACAGCTCAAATGATTCACAATCTTTTACTTCAGTATGTAAAAGAAAATAACAAAAGCTTAATTTTAGTAACCCACGATCAAAATCTCGCAAACAGTTGCGATCAAGTATACACCCTAAAATCGGGCCAATTAGTTTACTAA
- the lolE gene encoding Lipoprotein-releasing system transmembrane protein LolE, with translation MFELSVALKYLRPRWRQLSVSIISLISVLVIALVVWLIVVFFSVTNGLEKNWVQKLISLTAPIRITPTNHYYKSYYYQIDSISNNSDYTLKSIAEKKEALESNPYDEGMDEEVPKDWPSPDLTPEGKLLDPVKTAYSILEKDFPFLKVSDYEATGAQIKLRLIRETANGSLTQAFINQPALIGTLDSNNPTLVNSLLPFNASDYNNILKTIPFSSILEENEGLETLPSHLTKKILNDYFQQVLVSQLFIPKGGTIPKSLLPINGKFSCIALYENQVLKEIWLPTDTKEIETLFIELQRKGISLEKNILLVEDSFIRLKDKEEPIFPLIPIKTNGISLKAQLDNESLQEANLPKSVYFNVSGTLQSYTLAEKIPLGKMLIGQAARSPIHTPSAFWINQLQDKLELPKADNRGDGILLPKAFKDVGVLIGDIGYISYYVPTLSNVQEQRAPIYVAGFYDPGIIPVGGKFIIANRTLTSLIRSAHSQDNNSNSNGINIRFDNLDQAPEIKSALSKAFKEAGIEDYWKIATFREFDYAKDLLQQLQSDKSLFMIIAAVIILVACSNIISLLVILVNDKKIEIGILRSLGASSYSITCIFGICGIALGVTGSALGTIAAALTLKNLDILIWALSFIQGQGAFNPVYYGNALPNQISSEAIIFVIAATAVTSLIAGVVPAVKACLMKPSAVLKSE, from the coding sequence ATGTTTGAGTTATCTGTTGCCCTCAAATATTTAAGACCTCGCTGGCGACAGCTCTCTGTATCAATTATTAGCCTAATCTCTGTGCTTGTAATTGCTCTTGTTGTTTGGTTAATCGTAGTTTTTTTCTCAGTAACGAATGGTCTAGAAAAAAATTGGGTTCAAAAGCTTATCTCTTTAACAGCTCCTATTAGAATCACCCCTACTAATCATTATTATAAATCTTACTATTATCAGATTGATAGTATTAGCAATAATTCCGATTACACTTTAAAGAGTATCGCTGAAAAAAAAGAAGCCTTAGAGAGTAATCCTTACGACGAAGGAATGGATGAAGAAGTCCCTAAAGATTGGCCTTCTCCTGACTTAACACCTGAAGGCAAACTTTTAGACCCTGTAAAAACAGCTTACTCGATTTTAGAAAAAGATTTTCCTTTTTTAAAAGTTTCTGACTATGAAGCCACAGGTGCGCAAATTAAGCTTCGTTTGATTCGAGAAACGGCAAATGGAAGTTTAACCCAAGCATTTATTAATCAACCGGCTTTGATTGGGACCTTAGATAGTAATAACCCAACCCTTGTTAATTCTTTACTTCCCTTTAACGCATCTGATTATAATAACATTTTAAAAACGATCCCCTTTAGTTCAATCCTGGAAGAAAATGAGGGATTAGAAACACTTCCAAGCCATTTAACGAAAAAAATCCTAAACGATTATTTTCAACAAGTTTTAGTTTCGCAACTTTTTATTCCCAAGGGTGGGACGATCCCCAAATCTCTTCTACCAATTAATGGGAAATTTTCTTGCATTGCCCTCTATGAAAATCAAGTTTTAAAAGAAATTTGGCTACCTACAGACACCAAGGAAATAGAAACACTTTTTATTGAACTGCAAAGAAAAGGAATATCGTTAGAAAAAAATATTCTTTTGGTTGAAGATTCTTTTATTCGTTTAAAGGATAAAGAAGAGCCGATTTTTCCTTTAATACCTATTAAAACAAACGGGATTTCATTAAAAGCGCAACTCGATAATGAAAGTCTACAAGAGGCAAACCTTCCCAAAAGCGTTTATTTTAATGTATCTGGAACTTTGCAAAGTTATACCCTAGCTGAAAAAATTCCGCTTGGTAAAATGCTTATTGGACAAGCTGCGCGATCCCCTATTCACACCCCTTCTGCATTTTGGATAAACCAGTTACAAGATAAATTAGAGTTACCAAAAGCGGATAATCGAGGTGATGGTATTTTACTTCCTAAAGCTTTTAAAGATGTTGGTGTCCTAATTGGAGACATTGGCTATATCTCTTACTACGTTCCCACTTTAAGTAATGTACAAGAGCAAAGAGCTCCGATTTATGTTGCAGGGTTTTATGATCCAGGTATTATTCCTGTTGGTGGCAAATTCATTATTGCTAATCGCACGTTGACAAGCCTCATCCGCTCCGCTCACTCTCAAGATAATAATAGCAATAGCAATGGAATAAATATTCGTTTTGACAATCTTGACCAAGCCCCAGAAATTAAAAGTGCCTTAAGTAAAGCATTTAAAGAGGCAGGTATTGAAGACTACTGGAAAATTGCAACTTTTAGAGAATTTGATTACGCAAAAGATCTACTGCAACAACTCCAAAGTGATAAAAGCCTTTTTATGATTATAGCCGCTGTTATTATTTTGGTAGCTTGCTCAAATATCATTTCTCTTTTAGTAATCCTAGTTAACGATAAAAAGATTGAAATTGGAATATTAAGATCGCTTGGTGCCTCTTCTTATAGCATCACTTGTATTTTTGGCATTTGTGGAATTGCTTTAGGGGTTACAGGAAGCGCTCTTGGTACAATCGCTGCAGCTCTCACCTTAAAAAATTTAGATATTTTAATTTGGGCTTTAAGTTTCATACAAGGGCAAGGCGCTTTCAACCCGGTTTATTATGGCAATGCCTTACCCAACCAAATAAGTAGCGAAGCGATCATTTTTGTAATAGCAGCAACAGCTGTAACTTCACTAATTGCAGGTGTTGTTCCAGCAGTAAAGGCTTGTCTTATGAAACCCTCAGCCGTCTTAAAGTCGGAGTAA
- the rpmG gene encoding 50S ribosomal protein L33, with protein MAKKRENIKMKSSESDHHYYTKKNKTNTRERIELNKFDPTVRKHVVYKETK; from the coding sequence ATGGCAAAAAAACGTGAAAACATTAAAATGAAAAGTTCTGAGAGTGATCATCACTATTACACTAAGAAGAATAAAACTAACACTCGCGAAAGAATTGAACTAAACAAATTCGATCCAACTGTTCGCAAGCACGTTGTTTATAAAGAAACAAAGTAA
- a CDS encoding Ankyrin repeats (3 copies), producing the protein MQKDINVGVDKPFGYIFLKNNILKNSNEESIEKVLDLYLKNHFDPSINNNELLILAILKGKIKIIEKLLADEKVDPTARQNLPLLLAIYKGDRVVTKALLRQNKIKQSVDFLFFLNWSLHCNSKKNTKNIFTKVKFEGVNLHNTLKKAIETENLEIFDRLLLNETIHTNKQDLVLTALKTKNIAIIQKTIHYEKELSPSYFLFFSAISLNDVNLLSRILNDKEINLSKVICEGWEKAQNKPEIRRVLKDWISKNIHLVDIKYVYNAYIYRLDSTGFLESPFFQDELTIHQIRILLELTLQTNFSNVFLKLISLKNHQPNYLSYIWLSYLNLQEKADQMLTALGKRKDNLPFNHLWNDALKNGYYPIADYFVKTYGKAFGEEDILKALDTSPTYLFQLGYKQLKERNKIDGTFLEMALIKSLKVRHFGSFQTLLQNDKLPLFSIVDALNITHETNATIFTESILKSKKIHLGNLKQAIAYAKNKGFKYTASFLYNFAMQLINEPFIEFGNKIIELVEKRDVLAKQINTVKENVEKETKEAVAILSSFKESIEKFYFDKNLHFWQVEMIDLSKVIFATDAQKYLVSFIQEQKGEDIREELIVTDSLHSLELFDNLSQNDQRKYFRLAIEIGNFAFVEFFLEQFALPDLIVKAGLRLAIERGQLSIVEYLLRKNGLTENEFDKMLSIAKQREFFDIIKLLMDAISTTYKKI; encoded by the coding sequence ATGCAAAAAGATATAAATGTGGGAGTTGATAAACCATTTGGTTACATTTTTTTAAAAAATAATATCCTAAAGAATTCGAATGAAGAATCTATAGAAAAGGTATTAGATTTATACTTAAAAAACCATTTTGATCCCTCTATAAATAATAATGAATTATTAATTTTGGCTATACTTAAAGGAAAGATTAAAATAATTGAAAAATTGCTGGCTGACGAAAAAGTCGATCCTACAGCTCGGCAAAATCTACCCCTTTTGTTAGCGATCTATAAAGGAGATAGAGTCGTTACAAAAGCCTTGCTAAGGCAAAATAAAATTAAACAAAGTGTAGATTTCTTATTCTTTTTAAATTGGTCTCTTCATTGTAATTCAAAAAAAAACACAAAAAATATTTTTACAAAAGTTAAGTTTGAAGGAGTAAACCTCCACAACACCTTAAAAAAAGCTATTGAAACTGAAAATCTGGAGATTTTTGATCGATTATTACTAAATGAAACTATCCACACCAATAAACAGGATCTCGTTTTAACAGCTCTTAAGACCAAAAATATAGCAATAATTCAAAAAACAATTCATTACGAAAAAGAACTCTCACCTTCATACTTCTTATTTTTTAGCGCGATTTCTTTAAATGATGTAAATCTTTTATCTCGAATATTGAATGATAAAGAGATCAATTTATCTAAAGTCATATGTGAAGGGTGGGAAAAAGCTCAAAATAAACCTGAAATTAGAAGAGTTTTAAAGGATTGGATTTCTAAAAACATCCACTTGGTTGATATAAAATATGTTTACAACGCATACATTTACCGATTAGATAGCACCGGCTTTTTGGAATCACCGTTTTTTCAAGATGAATTAACGATTCATCAAATTCGAATATTATTAGAGCTTACCTTACAAACAAACTTTTCAAATGTTTTTTTGAAACTTATCTCTCTTAAAAATCATCAACCAAATTATTTGTCTTACATTTGGCTATCCTATTTAAATCTGCAAGAGAAAGCAGACCAAATGCTTACAGCATTAGGAAAAAGGAAGGATAATCTTCCTTTTAATCATTTATGGAATGACGCTTTAAAAAATGGCTATTATCCAATAGCTGATTATTTTGTTAAAACTTATGGAAAAGCCTTTGGGGAAGAAGATATTTTAAAAGCTTTAGATACCTCGCCCACCTATCTCTTTCAACTGGGGTATAAGCAGTTAAAAGAAAGAAATAAAATTGATGGTACTTTTTTAGAAATGGCATTAATAAAATCATTAAAAGTTAGACATTTTGGAAGTTTTCAAACACTGCTACAAAATGACAAACTCCCTCTTTTTTCAATTGTCGATGCATTAAATATAACTCATGAAACGAATGCAACCATTTTTACTGAAAGCATTCTTAAAAGTAAAAAAATCCATTTAGGTAATTTAAAACAAGCAATTGCTTACGCTAAAAATAAAGGATTTAAATACACCGCTAGTTTTTTATATAACTTTGCCATGCAACTTATCAATGAACCTTTTATTGAGTTTGGTAATAAGATAATTGAATTAGTCGAGAAGCGCGATGTTTTAGCTAAACAAATTAATACTGTTAAAGAAAATGTAGAAAAAGAGACAAAAGAGGCGGTAGCTATATTGTCTTCTTTTAAAGAATCGATTGAAAAATTTTATTTTGATAAGAATCTTCACTTTTGGCAAGTGGAAATGATCGATCTTTCAAAGGTGATTTTTGCAACCGATGCACAAAAATATCTTGTTTCCTTTATCCAAGAGCAAAAGGGAGAAGATATTAGAGAAGAGCTGATAGTTACAGACTCTTTACATAGTCTTGAACTATTTGACAATCTTTCTCAAAATGATCAGAGAAAATATTTTAGATTAGCCATCGAAATTGGAAATTTTGCCTTTGTCGAGTTTTTTTTAGAACAGTTTGCTTTACCAGATTTGATTGTAAAAGCGGGTTTACGTTTAGCAATCGAAAGAGGTCAGTTATCTATCGTTGAATATTTGCTCAGAAAGAATGGGTTAACAGAAAATGAATTTGATAAAATGTTATCGATAGCTAAACAAAGAGAGTTTTTTGATATTATTAAATTACTCATGGATGCAATTTCAACTACATATAAAAAAATCTAA